The DNA segment CAGGAGCGGCAGGCTGTCCACCTTGACGATTTCCGTTTCGAATTCCTCGCGAATATCGAGCACCTGGATGTTCAACTTGGGATCGTCCAACGCCCGCTTCATCTCCTGCACCGTCACCTCGTCGGGATTGACGCCGGGAGCGGCGGGCACCGAGGGCAATCCGCAAAATTGGTGATAATCAATTAATTCGGTCACGGTGGGGTGCTCGCCGCACAGCGGGCATTGCGGATCGCGCCGCAGCTTAAGCTCGCGGAACTTCATGTCGAGCGCGTTGAACAGCAGCAACCGGCCGATGAGCGAATTGCCCTTGCCGAGGATCAGTTTGAAAATTTCGGTGGTTTGAATGCAGCCGATGATGCCCGGCAACACGCCGAGCACCCCGCCTTCCGCGCAACTCGGCACCATGCCGGGCGGCGGCGGTTCGGGATACAAACAGCGATAGCACGGCCCGCCCAGATGCGGCGCGAACACGCTGGCCTGGCCTTCGAAGCGGAAGATCGAGCCATAAACATTCGGTTTCTTGAGCAACACACAGGCGTCGTTGGTGAGGTAACGCGTCGGGAAATTGTCCGTGCCGTCCACCACGATGTCGTAGGGCGCGATGATTTCCATCGCGTTGCTCGAACTGATGGTGGTTTCGTGCAGCATGACTTCGGTGTTGGGATTCAGCGCCTGAATGGTTTCCTTGGCGGACTTCGCTTTGGAACGCCCCACGTCGGCGTCGGCGTGCAGAATCTGGCGCTGTAGATTCGAGTAATCCACCGTGTCGAAATCCACGATGCCCAGCTTGCCGATGCCGGCAGCGGCGAGATACATGGCGATGGGCGACCCCAGTCCACCGGCGCCCACGCACAACACGCTGGCGGCTTTGATTTTCTTTTGTCCGGCCAAACCGACTTCGGGCAGGATCAGATGCCGCGAATAACGGCGGATTTCGTCATTGTTCAAGCTCATAAATCAACACGGGGCGAATCGAATGAGATTCGGGCTTATCAGCCTAGGAGAGTGCGCGGAGAAATCAAGTCGCGCCGTGAGCTTATTTGGTTGAGTGTCACCAACCAATGCGAGTCGTGAATCCGTCGCGGCTGCGTGCAAATGAAAAACGCCTCCCAGCCAAGCAAAGCCGGGAGGCGTTGACGCAAATCCTGTAGCTTCGATTTAACGCACCCAAACCGCCCGATAGTAACGGTAGGAGCGCGTGTTGATCAAAGTGGGATCAGAAATGCTGACCGCAGTGCCGCTCAACGCGGGGATATCCTGCAACACCTGCCAGATGTCTCCAGCAGTCAGGCCATCGCGATACTCCACCCGATAGTGCAAACCGGGAGTGCCCTGGCTCAAAACAACCGTGGCCGTGGTGCCGCTCACCGTCAAGGCGATGGTCGGAGGTTGCACGGCAAATGCCAGGCCGTGATTCTGCAGCACCGCGTCCGGAACAATGCTGTCGTAAACCGTGATGCGATGAATGGTCCCCACCATTGGTTCGCCGAACAAAGCGCTGTTGCCCAGAACCCCGACCTCATTAGGCAGGGTGAAACCACTGTAAACGTCGGTTTTGGTACCCGCCAAAACCCCATTAACATAGGCCTTCACCGTCGTCGTGGTCGAGTCCCAGACGTAGGCCACATGCGTGGACGTGGTAGGTGAAGCCACCGCCGGAGTGAACGAGTAATCTTCAACTCCACTTACGGAGAAACCGAGCTGCCCCGTGGCCGGAGAGAGTTGATACATCAAGCGGCTGTATGGATTATTCTCTCCGTAAGCCAACGTCGAGCCGGCTTGCGCCGCGGGATCACCCTCCAGAATAAACTCCATCGTGGCGTCTCCCGCACTGCCACCGAACCAAAAATTCACCCCGCTGTCCCCGGTGAGAATAAGCGGTGCCAGCAGGCGGGCGGAAGCGGCCAATCCGTCCTGAGCGCTGGTTTCAATGGCTTCGTCGTACGCGTTCAGGGCCGGTTGCGCCGCCGCGAGGAAGGCCTGGCCGTGCTCCCGGATTTTTTCATCGGTCAGGATGCTGTCGTAAACGGTGACCCGGAAAATGGTACCGACCATTCCTTGATCCCCCAACAAGCCGTCGCCGGTCGGCAACGCAAAGCCCGGGTCCACCTCCGTGGTTTCACCGGCAAAGGTGCCATTGATATAAACTTTCATCGTGGTCGCAGCGGCATCCCAAACATAAGTGACGTGCGTCGGCCAGTTGGGCGAGGTGACCAACGGACTAAACTTGTAATCAGCCACGGCGCGTTTGGTAAAACCAAGCTGCCAGACCGCGTCCCATTGCGAATAGCGCAGACTATGGCGAAACACCAGAGGCTCCCCGCTCAGGTCACTCGCAATCGCGGTGCCGGCGCGTGGATTAGGATCGCCTTCCAGGATGAATTCCATGGTCCCGGACCCGGTGTTCGCGCCGAAATTAAACGGCGTGCCGGTGCCGCTGGCCGCAACCAGACTGGTCAGTTTCGCGATCGGTTCGAGACCATTGCCACCATCGGCGGTAATGGCCGCATCATAGGCGGTGAGATCCGGTTGCACCCGCAAGGTCAACTCGGTGTACACACTACCCAACGCATTTTCAGCTTCCAACCGGTAGAGCGTCGAGTTGGCCGCTGAAACACTGACTTGCTCCAGGCCGGTATAATCAACGCCATTCACCGTCACTCGCGTGGCATTCTGCACCTGCCAACTGAGCGTAACGGGTTGGTTGGGGGCGGCCACTGCGGGCGTTGCCGTGAACGAGTCGATGATTGGCGGGGCCAGTAAATCGGCGAAGCTCTTGGCGTGAGTCAGAATGGTTTCATCATTCAACAACGTATTATACGCCGTGACCCGGTACACCGCGCCGTACATTGGTTCCGCTCCGTCATAGCGGCTGCCCAAGGTGCCGGCGCCATGCGGCATGGCAAAATTCGCATCAACGCCGGTCTTCGTGCCAACCCAAACGCCATTGACATATATTTTCATGGTGTGGCTCGTGGCATCCCAGGTGTAAGTCACATGGGTTGGCAAACTGGGTGAGTTTGCCCCCGGCGTGAAGGCGTAATCAGCCACGGCCGTTTGGGTAAAGCCCATTTGTCCGGTGTCATTCCATAGCTCGAAACGCAAGCTGGAAAGTTGGTTCTCACCGACGGCCAACCAGGAACTGTTGTTGGCGGCGGGATCGCCTTCCAGAATGAACTCCAGAGTCGCATTGGCGGGGTTATCTCCGAAATCAAAAGCTGTTCCCATACCCCCATTCAGAATCACGGTCGAATTCATGCGCGCCGTGGGAGTGGCGGTGGTGTCGCTCGTAATGAGCGCGTCGTATGCGGCAAGCGCCGGGCGCACGTGCGCTCCGAACGCACTCGAGTGGCGGCGAATCGCGCCATCCGACACGATGCCGTCATAAGCCGTCACCCGATAAATCGTTCCAGTCATGGCTTCCGCACTCGTCGCCCCGCTGCCACCCAACCAACCTTGGCCGGAGGGCATGGCGAAAGCGGCGCTGACGCCCGTCTTGGTACCGGCCAGCTTCCCGTTGACGAAGATTTTCATCGTCAAGGTGTCAACATTCCACACGTAAGCTATGTGGGTATCTTCCGCCGGCGACGGCACCGCGGGCGTAAAGAGGTAATCCGCCACACCGCCCTGAGTGAAGCCCAGTTGTTCCGTGTCGGGATACGACTCGAACACCAGGCGGCTGACCGGAGTTTCACCCACGGCCAGATAAGAACTCACGCCAGCGGCCGCGTTGCCTTTCAGAATGAACTCGATCGTGGCGCTGCCCGAGTTGTAGCCAAAATAAAAGGGGCTACCTCCGGTCCCGGTGAGCACGACCGGTTCCGTGAGCATGGCAATCGGATATAGCGGCTCGGTAGCACTCAGTGAATCCGCCGCAATGGCGGCATCGTAAACTTCCAGCGGCGTTTGCGCCACCGCCGTGCTCAGCAGTGCGGTCGCAGCCGCCGCTCCCGCCAGCGAGCGCGTGATGCGCGAGAACAGTAATGTAGTCTTCATAAGGCGATTGGTTGAATTGTTGAACCGGTTTTCGTTTGAACGATCCGACCTGCTTCTAGCAGTTCCGTTTGGTTGAGTAAATAAAAATCCATCTCCCTGCCAAAATGATTCTGATGAATAAATGGGGACGATCTGAAAAAATTCAGGTGTCTTTCAATCGGAGCGTTGGTTAATCTCGCTCCCGCATGAACATCCAAGTAGCCGTGCTGTGCGATGCCGCCACCAACGACAACGAAAAGCTCAGTCTGCTCGGCGCGTTCGACACGATCTACGCCCGCGAGCTACCGGCCATCCACCCCCAATGCGCCGTGGCGTTGCGCATCACCTTTTCCAGCGCGGATGAAGGCAGCCACCAATTACGCCTGAACTTCGTGGACGCCGACGGACGTTCCATCATGCCCCCCCTGGATTTTCCCGTGGAAGTTTCGCTGCCGGACGATCTGCATTTCGGCACCCGCAACTTCATCCTCACCATTCAGCAACTGAAATTCGACGCGCCCGGGGTGTACTCGATGGACGTGATTTACGATGGCCAGGTGCGCACCAATATACCAC comes from the Verrucomicrobiia bacterium genome and includes:
- the moeB gene encoding molybdopterin-synthase adenylyltransferase MoeB, whose amino-acid sequence is MSLNNDEIRRYSRHLILPEVGLAGQKKIKAASVLCVGAGGLGSPIAMYLAAAGIGKLGIVDFDTVDYSNLQRQILHADADVGRSKAKSAKETIQALNPNTEVMLHETTISSSNAMEIIAPYDIVVDGTDNFPTRYLTNDACVLLKKPNVYGSIFRFEGQASVFAPHLGGPCYRCLYPEPPPPGMVPSCAEGGVLGVLPGIIGCIQTTEIFKLILGKGNSLIGRLLLFNALDMKFRELKLRRDPQCPLCGEHPTVTELIDYHQFCGLPSVPAAPGVNPDEVTVQEMKRALDDPKLNIQVLDIREEFETEIVKVDSLPLLPYSQLRQRFTELDPNQQYYLICKIGNRSLAAVDFLRQQGFKYVKSVKGGLDVWSEEIDPKLPRY